From one Rhizobium rosettiformans genomic stretch:
- a CDS encoding YbaB/EbfC family nucleoid-associated protein — MRDIMGMMGKVKEMQSKMEKMQEEIAALEIEGKSGGGMVTVVLSGKGEMRSLKIDPSLFKEDDVEILEDLIVAAHKDAKDKGEAQAQEKMAALTAGIPLPPGMKFPF, encoded by the coding sequence ATGCGCGACATCATGGGCATGATGGGCAAGGTCAAGGAAATGCAGTCCAAGATGGAGAAGATGCAGGAAGAGATTGCTGCGCTCGAAATCGAAGGCAAGTCCGGCGGCGGCATGGTGACCGTTGTTCTCAGCGGCAAGGGCGAGATGCGCAGCCTCAAGATCGATCCGTCGCTCTTCAAGGAAGACGATGTCGAGATTCTCGAAGACCTGATCGTTGCTGCCCACAAGGACGCCAAGGACAAGGGCGAAGCTCAGGCGCAGGAAAAGATGGCGGCACTCACCGCCGGCATCCCGCTGCCGCCGGGGATGAAGTTCCCGTTCTGA
- a CDS encoding DNA polymerase III subunit gamma/tau: MSELEPTAEATPAPGGYRVLARKYRPKDFTDLMVGQEQMVRTLTNAFETGRIAQAYMLTGVRGVGKTTTARILARALNYKTPEIDKPTIDLRIPGEHCQAIMEGRHVDVIEMDAASHTGIDDIREIIEQVRYRPVSARYKVYIIDEVHMLSTAAFNGLLKTLEEPPEHVKFIFATTEIRKVPITVLSRCQRFDLRRISAGDLVGLFSTIASKEGIEADEDALAMIARAAEGSARDGLSLLDQAIAHGSGVVHADAVRSMLGLADRARIVDLFEHVVRGDVATALSEFGSQYEAGANPTVVLTDLADFTHLVTRLKYIPSASQDPSLSEVERVRGADLADSVAVTTLSRMWQMLLKGIPEAEASSRPAGAAEMVLIRLAHAAHLPSPEDAARRLLELSNGEGGGDRSPSAPRPNGGGGGASMAMRVQAVGQPSQDSAPRPAMSQPVAHLQSVPAGDALPQAMERREARAEEAVIPGVRVETLDDIADLCTKNRAPVLRAQLRQFVHLVKIEPGRLEIRLESQCPPTIVNELKMKLSEWTGITWWVTLSNEAGAPTLVEVEKTTREARLVDARQDPDVAAILARFPGAKVTDVRIKAAAIEDDDIVAAPPAAAESAEGDILPGDDIEF, translated from the coding sequence ATGAGCGAATTGGAGCCGACAGCAGAGGCCACGCCCGCCCCCGGCGGCTACCGCGTTCTCGCCCGCAAATATCGCCCCAAGGATTTCACGGACCTGATGGTCGGCCAGGAGCAGATGGTGCGGACCCTGACCAATGCGTTCGAGACCGGCCGCATTGCCCAGGCCTATATGCTGACCGGCGTGCGCGGGGTGGGCAAGACCACGACGGCGCGCATTCTGGCGCGCGCACTCAATTACAAGACGCCCGAGATCGACAAGCCGACGATCGACCTTCGCATCCCCGGCGAACATTGCCAGGCGATCATGGAAGGCCGACATGTCGACGTGATCGAGATGGACGCCGCCTCGCATACCGGTATCGATGATATCAGAGAGATCATCGAGCAGGTGCGCTACCGCCCGGTTTCGGCGCGCTACAAGGTCTACATCATCGACGAAGTGCACATGCTGTCGACGGCGGCCTTCAACGGGCTGTTGAAGACGCTGGAAGAGCCGCCGGAGCATGTGAAGTTCATCTTTGCGACGACAGAAATCCGCAAGGTTCCGATCACCGTTCTCTCGCGCTGCCAGCGCTTCGATCTGCGCCGTATCAGTGCGGGCGATCTTGTCGGCCTGTTCTCGACGATCGCATCCAAGGAAGGCATCGAGGCGGACGAAGACGCGCTGGCGATGATTGCGCGCGCGGCCGAAGGCTCGGCGCGTGACGGTCTGTCGCTGCTTGATCAGGCGATCGCCCACGGCAGCGGCGTGGTGCATGCCGATGCCGTGCGCTCCATGCTGGGTCTCGCAGACCGCGCCCGTATCGTCGATCTCTTCGAGCATGTCGTGCGCGGTGATGTGGCAACAGCCCTTTCCGAATTCGGCAGCCAGTATGAAGCGGGTGCGAACCCGACCGTGGTGCTGACCGATCTTGCCGACTTCACCCATCTGGTGACCCGGCTCAAATACATTCCCTCTGCGTCGCAGGATCCTTCGCTTTCCGAAGTCGAGCGCGTGCGGGGCGCCGATCTCGCCGACAGCGTGGCGGTGACGACGCTGTCACGCATGTGGCAGATGCTGCTCAAGGGCATTCCGGAAGCCGAGGCTTCATCGCGACCGGCAGGGGCCGCCGAAATGGTGCTGATCCGACTTGCGCATGCCGCGCATCTGCCCTCGCCCGAGGATGCGGCGCGACGCCTGCTTGAACTTTCCAATGGTGAAGGTGGTGGAGATCGCTCGCCTTCTGCGCCGCGGCCGAATGGCGGCGGTGGTGGGGCCTCGATGGCGATGCGCGTGCAGGCCGTGGGCCAACCCTCGCAGGACAGTGCCCCCCGCCCGGCGATGAGCCAGCCGGTTGCGCATCTGCAGAGCGTGCCGGCTGGTGACGCGCTGCCGCAAGCGATGGAGCGGCGGGAAGCCAGGGCCGAGGAAGCAGTGATCCCAGGCGTCCGCGTAGAGACGCTTGATGATATCGCCGATCTCTGCACCAAGAACCGCGCGCCGGTCCTCAGGGCTCAGCTGCGCCAGTTCGTGCATCTCGTGAAGATCGAGCCGGGCCGGCTGGAAATTCGTCTGGAATCGCAATGCCCACCTACGATCGTCAACGAGCTGAAGATGAAGCTCAGCGAGTGGACGGGCATCACCTGGTGGGTGACGCTGTCCAACGAGGCGGGCGCGCCGACGCTGGTCGAAGTCGAGAAGACAACGCGCGAGGCGCGGCTGGTCGATGCGCGGCAGGATCCTGACGTGGCCGCGATCCTCGCACGCTTTCCCGGCGCCAAGGTGACCGACGTCCGGATCAAGGCGGCCGCCATCGAGGACGACGACATTGTCGCGGCGCCGCCAGCGGCAGCCGAATCCGCCGAAGGCGACATCCTGCCGGGCGACGACATCGAATTCTAG
- a CDS encoding HIT family protein, whose protein sequence is MQPFVLDDRLARDSESILKLGLCDLRLARDSRWPWLILVPQRPDVSEIFDLTPLDQALLTFEQVTVGTALKKMTGADKINIAAIGNIVRQLHVHVVARSENDPNWPGPIWGFGQSVPYEEKAFEAMKHRILEAFQ, encoded by the coding sequence TTGCAGCCATTCGTCCTGGATGACCGCCTCGCGAGGGACAGCGAGTCGATCCTGAAGCTCGGCCTCTGTGACCTGAGGCTGGCGAGGGACAGTCGCTGGCCCTGGCTTATCCTCGTGCCGCAACGTCCTGATGTCTCAGAGATCTTCGACCTGACCCCGCTCGATCAGGCGCTCCTGACATTCGAGCAGGTGACGGTCGGGACGGCGCTGAAGAAGATGACCGGTGCCGACAAGATCAACATCGCCGCCATCGGCAATATCGTGCGCCAGCTTCACGTGCATGTCGTCGCACGCAGCGAGAATGATCCGAACTGGCCCGGCCCCATCTGGGGCTTTGGCCAGTCTGTCCCCTATGAGGAAAAGGCCTTCGAGGCGATGAAGCACAGGATACTTGAAGCATTCCAATGA
- the nudC gene encoding NAD(+) diphosphatase yields the protein MKNSIFLNRAPHLEPSELTAFSGNKLDRDSEHRDETSLEQALKVEGMHILAFSGAQLVLKHDGQVLDPLFAPYELADLQPNFDDAILLGHRASGEPRLAVPVNVPPEALAAHYKPADPRALFRDALIGDELLGEVAQALSLLRWNADNKFCGRCGGTMDTLIGGYKRKCAACSHEIFPRTDPVAIMLVVDEKQDRCLMGRSPRFPAGMYSSLAGFVEPGETIENAVRRETREESGITVGRVRYHASQPWPMPHQLMIGCYGEATNFDITFDTAELEDCRWFTRDEIGRMLSEGSADGRTLPIHGTIARRLIEDWYEWRH from the coding sequence ATGAAGAATTCCATTTTCCTCAATCGTGCCCCCCATCTTGAACCCAGCGAACTCACGGCCTTTTCCGGCAACAAGCTCGACCGTGACAGCGAACATCGCGACGAGACCTCGCTTGAACAGGCACTCAAGGTCGAGGGCATGCATATCCTCGCCTTTTCCGGCGCTCAGCTTGTCTTGAAGCATGATGGCCAGGTTCTCGATCCGCTGTTTGCCCCTTACGAGCTCGCGGATCTCCAGCCGAATTTCGATGACGCCATTCTGCTCGGCCACCGTGCCTCCGGGGAACCGCGTCTGGCAGTCCCCGTCAATGTTCCCCCGGAAGCGCTCGCCGCGCACTACAAGCCCGCCGACCCCCGTGCGCTTTTCCGCGATGCCCTGATCGGTGACGAACTTTTGGGCGAAGTCGCCCAGGCCCTCAGCCTCCTGCGCTGGAACGCCGACAACAAGTTTTGCGGTCGCTGCGGCGGCACGATGGACACCCTCATCGGCGGCTACAAGCGCAAATGCGCCGCATGTAGCCACGAGATCTTCCCGCGCACCGATCCGGTCGCCATCATGCTGGTGGTCGATGAAAAACAGGATCGCTGCCTGATGGGCCGCAGCCCGCGCTTTCCGGCGGGCATGTATTCCTCGCTCGCCGGCTTCGTCGAGCCGGGCGAGACGATCGAAAACGCAGTCCGCCGCGAAACGCGCGAGGAGTCTGGCATCACCGTCGGGCGCGTCCGCTATCACGCCTCGCAGCCCTGGCCGATGCCGCATCAGCTGATGATCGGCTGCTATGGTGAGGCGACGAATTTCGACATCACTTTCGATACCGCCGAACTCGAAGACTGCCGCTGGTTCACCCGCGACGAGATTGGCCGGATGCTGTCAGAGGGTTCAGCCGATGGCAGGACCCTGCCGATCCACGGCACGATCGCCCGTCGTCTGATCGAGGATTGGTACGAGTGGCGGCACTGA
- a CDS encoding prephenate dehydratase: MACRDMFPKMEPLPCPTFEDAFVALETGEVDLAMIPIENTLAGRVADIHYLLPLSRLHIVGEYFMPIRFQLMVLPGVKLDEIRTVHSHIHALGQCRKIIRSHGWKAVVAGDTAGAAKLVSEKGDRTMAALAPRLAAPLYGLDIIAENVEDSENNVTRFVVLSRDEDEPKRVSDEELFITTFVFNVRNIPAALYKAMGGFATNGVNMTKLESYQIGGKFIATQFYADIEGHPDDAPVKRALEELRFFSEKVRILGVYKAHEMRGKL, encoded by the coding sequence ATGGCCTGCCGCGACATGTTCCCCAAAATGGAGCCGCTGCCCTGCCCGACCTTCGAGGATGCCTTCGTGGCGCTGGAGACGGGAGAAGTGGATCTGGCGATGATCCCGATCGAGAACACGCTCGCCGGTCGCGTCGCCGACATCCATTACCTGCTGCCGCTCTCGCGCCTGCATATCGTCGGTGAGTATTTCATGCCGATCCGCTTCCAGCTGATGGTACTGCCGGGCGTCAAGCTGGACGAGATCCGCACTGTCCACAGCCATATCCATGCGCTCGGCCAATGCCGCAAGATCATTCGCAGCCATGGCTGGAAAGCGGTCGTCGCCGGCGATACGGCGGGAGCTGCCAAACTGGTTTCGGAGAAGGGCGACCGCACGATGGCAGCCCTTGCGCCGCGGCTGGCGGCGCCGCTCTACGGGCTCGACATCATCGCCGAGAACGTCGAGGATTCGGAGAACAACGTCACCCGCTTCGTCGTGCTATCCCGCGACGAAGACGAGCCGAAGCGCGTGAGCGACGAAGAGTTGTTCATCACGACGTTCGTGTTCAACGTGCGCAACATTCCGGCAGCCCTCTACAAGGCGATGGGCGGGTTTGCGACGAACGGGGTCAACATGACCAAGCTCGAAAGCTACCAGATCGGCGGCAAGTTCATTGCCACACAGTTCTATGCCGATATCGAGGGGCACCCGGACGATGCGCCGGTGAAGCGGGCACTGGAAGAACTGCGCTTCTTCTCCGAGAAGGTTCGCATCCTCGGCGTCTACAAGGCGCACGAGATGCGCGGCAAGCTCTAA
- a CDS encoding 3-deoxy-manno-octulosonate cytidylyltransferase, translating to MNEGGAAKTLVLIPARMASTRLPDKPLADIAGLPMIVQVAKRAQEAAVGRIIVAVDDQRVFDAVKAAGFEVVMTRGDHQSGSDRIYEALTKMDPDGVAEIVINVQGDLPTIDAQTIRAALEPLKDPAVDIATLTVEIADEQEKTNPNVVKVIGSPLSEDRLRALYFTRATAPYGAGPLYHHIGLYAYRRAALERFVTLRPSTLERRESLEQLRALEAGMRIDAQIVKTVPLGVDTPADLEKARRILSASYSNAGH from the coding sequence ATGAATGAAGGCGGAGCCGCCAAAACCCTGGTCCTGATCCCGGCACGCATGGCGTCCACCCGTCTTCCGGACAAGCCGCTGGCCGATATCGCAGGTCTGCCGATGATCGTGCAGGTCGCGAAGCGGGCCCAGGAGGCGGCAGTCGGGCGAATCATCGTCGCTGTCGATGACCAGAGGGTCTTCGATGCCGTCAAGGCAGCAGGGTTCGAAGTGGTCATGACGCGCGGCGATCACCAGTCCGGTTCGGATCGCATCTACGAGGCGTTGACGAAGATGGACCCCGACGGCGTGGCCGAGATCGTGATCAACGTTCAAGGCGATCTGCCGACAATCGATGCGCAGACCATCCGCGCGGCGCTCGAGCCGCTCAAAGATCCTGCAGTCGACATCGCAACTCTCACCGTCGAAATCGCGGACGAGCAGGAGAAGACGAACCCGAACGTGGTCAAGGTGATCGGCTCGCCGCTTTCCGAGGACAGGCTGCGGGCGCTCTATTTCACGCGTGCGACTGCGCCCTACGGTGCAGGCCCGCTTTATCACCATATCGGGCTCTATGCCTATCGGCGCGCCGCGCTCGAACGCTTCGTTACTCTGCGCCCGTCCACGCTCGAGAGGCGGGAATCACTCGAACAGCTTCGAGCGCTGGAAGCCGGCATGCGGATCGATGCCCAGATCGTGAAAACCGTGCCGCTCGGCGTCGACACGCCCGCCGACCTTGAAAAAGCACGCCGTATTCTTTCCGCATCCTACTCAAACGCAGGACACTGA
- a CDS encoding c-type cytochrome, with translation MNSYTNMGVGAFLGTVFVLMSVSIASEGIFHSEAPEQEGFAIVAEEAAPADAAPEVAATPIAVLLASADAAAGESSFRKCASCHTVDKGGANKVGPNLYGLVDRPIASHEGFSYSAAIREFSQGGSELWTWDHLNEFLLAPKQHIPGTSMGFAGLKQDAERANVILYLHTMADSPVPLPSPEDAAPAEDAAAPADAAPAEDAAAPADAPADAAPAEAPADAAPADAAPEAPADAAPAEPAPAQPATP, from the coding sequence ATGAACTCTTATACCAACATGGGCGTGGGTGCCTTTCTCGGCACCGTCTTCGTCCTGATGTCTGTGTCAATCGCATCGGAAGGGATATTCCATTCTGAAGCGCCTGAGCAGGAAGGCTTCGCCATCGTGGCCGAAGAAGCCGCTCCGGCTGACGCAGCACCGGAAGTCGCCGCCACTCCCATCGCAGTCCTGCTTGCCAGCGCCGATGCAGCCGCGGGTGAATCGTCTTTTAGGAAGTGCGCGAGCTGTCACACCGTCGACAAGGGCGGCGCCAACAAGGTTGGCCCGAACCTCTATGGCCTTGTCGACCGTCCCATCGCCTCGCATGAAGGCTTCAGCTATTCTGCTGCTATCCGGGAATTCTCGCAGGGCGGCAGCGAGCTCTGGACGTGGGACCACCTGAACGAATTCCTCCTCGCTCCCAAGCAGCATATTCCTGGCACATCTATGGGTTTTGCCGGCCTGAAGCAGGATGCCGAGCGCGCCAACGTGATCCTCTATCTGCACACCATGGCCGACAGCCCGGTTCCGCTGCCGTCGCCTGAAGATGCTGCTCCGGCTGAAGATGCTGCCGCGCCTGCCGATGCTGCTCCGGCCGAAGACGCCGCTGCACCTGCGGATGCCCCTGCCGACGCCGCTCCTGCCGAAGCTCCGGCTGATGCTGCTCCTGCAGATGCCGCCCCTGAGGCTCCGGCTGATGCTGCCCCGGCTGAGCCTGCACCAGCACAGCCTGCAACGCCCTGA
- a CDS encoding AEC family transporter: MTTVAQDVLPIFILILFGWALVRLKILTAEIGDGLGDFVFKVAVPLLLLRTIANADFHGASPFRLWIAYFSGVLITWIVGHLLATRVFGRDQKVGVLAGVSASFANNVFIGLPLVERTVGPEGIVAMSILLAVHLPLMMIAGVLAMERAEQRSGGRKAAGVLAVSKQVGGNLVRNPLIIGLAGGVLLQLLGTPVPALIDGIVAQVAGMAAPAALISLGMTLNKYGMAGNVRIATGISLLKLGLMPAVVWLASTLLGLSPQWTAALVLTSSVPTGINAWLIANRFGVGQGLAASVITLSTAAGVATVSLWALLLL, from the coding sequence ATGACCACCGTTGCCCAGGACGTCCTTCCCATATTCATACTCATTCTCTTCGGCTGGGCGCTCGTCCGGTTGAAGATCCTGACCGCCGAGATCGGTGACGGGTTGGGCGACTTCGTGTTCAAGGTCGCGGTGCCGCTCCTCCTGCTTCGGACGATCGCCAATGCCGACTTCCACGGCGCCTCGCCGTTCCGGCTGTGGATCGCCTATTTCTCCGGAGTCCTGATTACCTGGATCGTCGGCCATCTTTTGGCAACGCGCGTCTTTGGACGCGACCAGAAGGTCGGCGTGCTCGCAGGCGTTTCCGCATCCTTTGCCAACAATGTCTTCATCGGACTGCCGCTGGTCGAACGCACCGTCGGACCGGAAGGGATCGTCGCCATGTCGATTCTGCTCGCCGTGCATCTGCCGCTGATGATGATCGCCGGCGTTCTGGCGATGGAGCGGGCAGAGCAGAGAAGCGGAGGACGCAAGGCCGCTGGTGTGCTCGCGGTTTCCAAACAGGTGGGTGGCAATCTGGTGCGCAATCCGCTGATCATCGGTCTTGCCGGCGGGGTTTTGCTGCAGCTTCTCGGCACGCCCGTTCCGGCGTTGATCGACGGCATCGTCGCTCAGGTGGCCGGCATGGCAGCCCCGGCAGCGCTGATTTCGCTCGGCATGACGCTGAACAAATACGGGATGGCAGGCAATGTCAGGATCGCGACGGGTATCTCGCTCCTGAAGCTCGGCCTGATGCCGGCAGTTGTCTGGCTCGCGTCCACGCTGCTCGGCCTCTCCCCGCAATGGACGGCGGCACTCGTTCTGACGTCCTCCGTTCCGACAGGCATCAACGCCTGGCTGATCGCAAACCGCTTCGGTGTCGGCCAGGGACTGGCGGCCTCGGTCATTACTCTCTCGACTGCCGCCGGCGTGGCGACCGTCTCGCTTTGGGCGCTGCTCCTGCTCTGA
- a CDS encoding adenosine kinase, giving the protein MSQFDVLTIGNAIVDIISRCDDQFLIDNAITKSAMNLIDAERAERLYGMMGPAVEASGGSAGNTAAGIANFGGKAAYFGKVAEDQLGEIFTHDIRAQGVHFETRPLGSQPPTARSMIFVTEDGERSMNTYLGACVEFGPEDVEPEVVAKSKVTYFEGYLWDPPRAKQAILDCARIAHEAGREMSMTLSDSFCVGRYRAEFLDLMRSGTVDIVFANEQEALSLYETDDFARALDLISKDCKLAAVTMGDQGAVIVKGEQRIRVPATKVETVVDTTGAGDLFASGFLYGYTNGRSFEDCGHLGCYAAGVVIQQIGPRPMMSLEKGASAIGLI; this is encoded by the coding sequence ATGAGCCAGTTCGATGTCCTGACGATCGGCAACGCCATCGTCGACATTATTTCTCGCTGCGACGACCAGTTTCTGATCGACAATGCCATTACCAAAAGCGCAATGAACCTGATCGACGCCGAGCGTGCCGAACGGCTCTACGGCATGATGGGGCCGGCTGTGGAAGCCTCCGGCGGCAGCGCTGGCAACACGGCGGCCGGCATTGCCAATTTCGGCGGCAAGGCCGCCTATTTCGGCAAGGTGGCAGAAGATCAGCTCGGCGAGATCTTCACTCATGACATCCGCGCCCAGGGCGTCCATTTCGAGACCCGTCCGCTCGGCAGTCAGCCGCCGACGGCCCGCAGCATGATCTTCGTCACTGAAGACGGCGAGCGTTCGATGAACACCTATCTCGGCGCCTGCGTCGAATTCGGCCCCGAAGATGTCGAGCCCGAGGTCGTCGCCAAATCCAAGGTGACCTATTTCGAGGGTTATCTCTGGGATCCGCCGCGCGCCAAGCAGGCGATCCTCGACTGCGCCCGCATTGCCCATGAGGCAGGCCGGGAGATGTCGATGACGCTCTCCGACAGCTTCTGCGTCGGCCGCTACCGCGCCGAATTCCTCGATCTGATGCGTTCCGGCACCGTCGATATCGTCTTCGCCAACGAGCAGGAAGCCCTGTCTCTCTACGAAACGGACGATTTCGCCCGCGCGCTTGATCTGATCTCGAAGGATTGCAAGCTGGCCGCCGTCACCATGGGCGATCAGGGTGCGGTCATCGTCAAGGGGGAGCAGCGCATCCGCGTGCCCGCGACGAAGGTGGAGACGGTGGTCGATACGACCGGAGCCGGCGACCTCTTCGCGTCTGGCTTCCTCTATGGCTACACGAATGGTCGAAGCTTCGAGGATTGCGGCCATCTTGGCTGCTATGCGGCGGGCGTTGTCATCCAGCAGATCGGACCGCGACCGATGATGTCACTTGAGAAGGGTGCCTCGGCGATCGGCCTCATTTAA
- a CDS encoding SH3 domain-containing protein, with protein MFHNLCRVSIAFSVLALSLVAGPIAGHAQSTTKGSSGLPLPRFVSLKAERVNLRIGPSTDYAVSWRYMKSGLPVEIIREYENWRQIRDADGTEGWVNQTLLTGERTAVAAPWMRGNGDSVYVMMRRDSNSSAQVIAKLEPGVVLRLRECNGNWCQAETSGVSGWISQNEIWGAYPGEAFK; from the coding sequence ATGTTTCATAATCTGTGCCGCGTCAGCATTGCATTCAGCGTTCTTGCGCTGTCTCTCGTGGCCGGCCCGATCGCCGGTCATGCGCAATCCACGACCAAGGGTTCGAGCGGGCTGCCGCTGCCGCGCTTCGTCAGTCTGAAGGCTGAAAGAGTGAACCTGCGAATCGGTCCGAGCACCGACTACGCCGTCTCTTGGCGCTACATGAAATCCGGCTTGCCGGTCGAAATCATCCGCGAATACGAGAACTGGCGGCAGATCCGCGACGCCGACGGCACCGAGGGCTGGGTGAACCAGACCCTGCTTACCGGCGAGCGGACGGCGGTTGCCGCCCCGTGGATGCGCGGCAATGGCGACAGTGTCTATGTCATGATGCGCCGCGATTCGAACTCGTCGGCTCAGGTCATTGCCAAGCTCGAGCCGGGTGTCGTGCTCCGGCTCAGGGAGTGCAACGGCAACTGGTGCCAGGCCGAGACCAGCGGCGTCAGCGGCTGGATCTCCCAGAACGAGATCTGGGGCGCTTATCCGGGCGAGGCCTTTAAATGA
- a CDS encoding 2-hydroxyacid dehydrogenase has product MTNRKRPQVYITRKLPDAVETRMRELFDAELNVDDKPRTREELIAAIKSADVLVPTVTDRIDAALIAEAGPQLKLIASFSNGTDHIDIDAAAKKGITVTNTPNVLTEDTADMTMALILAVPRRLVQGARVLMDKPGEWEGWSPTWMLGRRIWGKRIGIIGMGRIGTAVARRAKAFGLSIHYHNRKRVSPATEDELEATYWDSLDQMLARVDIVSVNCPSTPATFHLLSARRLALLQPTSYVVNTARGDIIDEDALVQALRAGKIAGAGLDVFENEPAVNPKLVKLANEGKVVLLPHTGSATIEGRIDMGDKVIINIRTYFDGHRPPNRVLPSRN; this is encoded by the coding sequence ATGACGAACAGGAAAAGACCCCAGGTCTATATCACGCGGAAACTGCCCGATGCCGTGGAAACGCGCATGCGCGAGCTCTTCGATGCCGAGTTGAATGTCGATGACAAACCGCGCACGCGCGAAGAATTGATCGCCGCCATCAAATCGGCAGATGTGCTGGTCCCGACGGTGACCGACCGAATCGATGCAGCCCTGATTGCGGAGGCCGGCCCGCAGCTGAAGCTCATCGCCAGCTTCTCGAACGGTACGGATCATATCGACATCGATGCCGCGGCGAAGAAGGGCATCACCGTCACCAACACGCCGAATGTTCTCACCGAAGACACGGCCGACATGACCATGGCGCTGATTCTCGCCGTTCCGCGCCGACTCGTGCAGGGTGCGCGCGTGCTGATGGATAAGCCGGGCGAATGGGAAGGCTGGTCGCCCACCTGGATGCTCGGACGCCGAATCTGGGGCAAGCGCATCGGCATCATCGGAATGGGCCGCATCGGCACGGCCGTTGCCCGCCGTGCCAAGGCCTTCGGCCTGTCGATCCATTATCACAACCGCAAGCGGGTCAGTCCGGCAACTGAGGACGAGTTGGAGGCGACCTATTGGGACAGCCTCGACCAGATGCTCGCCCGCGTCGATATCGTATCGGTCAACTGCCCCTCGACGCCAGCGACCTTCCATCTGCTCTCGGCCCGTCGTCTGGCGCTGTTGCAGCCGACGAGCTACGTCGTGAACACGGCGCGCGGCGACATCATCGATGAGGATGCACTGGTTCAAGCCCTGCGCGCCGGCAAGATCGCCGGTGCTGGTCTCGACGTGTTCGAGAACGAGCCCGCGGTCAACCCGAAGCTGGTCAAGCTCGCCAACGAGGGCAAGGTCGTGCTCCTGCCGCATACCGGTTCGGCGACGATCGAAGGCCGCATCGACATGGGCGATAAGGTCATCATCAACATCAGAACCTATTTCGACGGCCACCGCCCGCCGAACAGGGTGCTGCCGAGCCGCAACTGA
- a CDS encoding GNAT family N-acetyltransferase: MNMSIVIRQIDQSYSHYEELLALIMASFAYMDGVIDPPSSAHRLTIGSMKDKARDEIGLIAELNGNLVGCAFLRPEPEFLYLGKLAVAAEAQGKGIGGRLLAEGEAIAQRLGKRALRLETRIELTGNHERFGAWGFVRTAEKSHAGYDRPTYIEMQKRLT; this comes from the coding sequence ATGAACATGAGCATCGTCATCCGTCAGATCGATCAGAGCTATTCGCATTACGAGGAACTGCTGGCGCTAATCATGGCGTCCTTCGCCTATATGGACGGCGTGATCGACCCGCCCTCCTCCGCGCATCGCCTGACCATCGGCTCCATGAAAGACAAGGCTCGTGACGAGATCGGCTTGATCGCCGAACTGAACGGAAACCTCGTGGGCTGCGCCTTTCTGCGTCCTGAACCGGAATTTCTCTATCTCGGCAAGCTCGCGGTTGCCGCAGAGGCGCAAGGCAAGGGGATCGGTGGCCGACTGCTGGCCGAGGGCGAGGCGATCGCCCAACGCTTAGGCAAACGGGCGCTGCGGCTAGAGACCCGGATCGAACTGACCGGGAACCATGAGCGGTTCGGCGCCTGGGGATTCGTCAGAACCGCCGAGAAGAGCCATGCCGGCTATGACCGCCCGACCTATATCGAGATGCAGAAGCGACTGACCTGA
- a CDS encoding molybdopterin-synthase adenylyltransferase MoeB — protein MDPLSPEELSRYHRHILLPEVGGHGQQLLKAARVLVIGAGGLGSPVLQYLAAAGVGTLGIVDNDGVSLSNLQRQVIHDTGTLGEKKTESAAQAIARLNPHCRVVRYEQRFDTDFARDYLPRFTLLIDGSDNFSTRYAAGDAAELAKVPLVTGAVGRFDGTVTVLKPYESGPDGMAYPRYTDLFPEPPPEGLIPACAEAGVIGALTGVIGTLMAMEAIKVITGIGEPLVGRLLMYDGLAARFDTIRYKRRA, from the coding sequence ATGGACCCGCTCTCGCCCGAAGAACTCTCCCGCTATCACCGCCATATCCTGCTGCCAGAAGTGGGCGGCCATGGGCAGCAACTGCTCAAAGCCGCGCGCGTGCTGGTGATCGGCGCTGGCGGTCTTGGCTCACCGGTGCTGCAATATCTGGCGGCGGCTGGCGTCGGCACGCTCGGGATCGTTGATAACGACGGGGTGTCGCTCTCCAATCTCCAGCGGCAGGTTATCCATGACACGGGCACGCTGGGTGAAAAGAAGACCGAAAGCGCGGCCCAGGCTATTGCGCGGCTCAACCCCCATTGCCGTGTCGTGAGATACGAGCAGCGGTTCGATACTGACTTCGCGCGCGATTACCTGCCGCGCTTCACCCTGCTGATCGACGGATCCGACAATTTCTCGACGCGCTATGCGGCAGGGGATGCCGCCGAACTTGCGAAGGTGCCGCTGGTGACAGGCGCTGTCGGTCGCTTCGACGGAACTGTGACAGTGTTGAAACCTTATGAGAGCGGGCCGGATGGGATGGCGTATCCGCGCTATACCGATCTCTTTCCCGAGCCACCGCCAGAGGGCCTGATACCGGCCTGCGCAGAAGCTGGCGTCATCGGCGCGTTGACGGGGGTGATCGGCACCTTGATGGCGATGGAGGCAATCAAAGTGATCACCGGGATCGGCGAGCCATTGGTCGGACGGCTGTTGATGTATGATGGGCTTGCGGCCCGTTTCGATACCATCCGCTACAAACGCCGGGCATGA